One region of Microbacterium sufflavum genomic DNA includes:
- a CDS encoding ABC transporter ATP-binding protein: MSDVLLEVSALQTGYGDLTVVRDVSLTVRSGEITVLLGRNGAGKTTTLRAITGLNRVTGGSVSYLGAPLADAPHKRVARGISYVQEGKKVFRELTIEQNLILGGFSRRLGKRGLASSVDEIYQLFPILGSKRALPAASMSGGQQQMLAIGQALMAKPKLLILDEPSQGLAPVIVKEVMERVHELKATGIGILLVEQAVQESVAIADEVAVIEMGRTTLAGAAADVSLEDLQRAYFGAVA; encoded by the coding sequence ATGAGTGACGTGCTGCTGGAGGTGTCGGCGCTGCAGACCGGCTACGGCGACCTGACCGTGGTGCGCGACGTGTCGCTCACGGTGCGGTCGGGAGAGATCACGGTGCTGCTCGGTCGCAACGGCGCCGGCAAGACCACCACGCTGCGTGCCATCACCGGATTGAACCGGGTCACGGGCGGGTCCGTCTCCTACCTGGGGGCGCCCCTCGCCGACGCGCCGCACAAGCGGGTCGCGCGCGGGATCTCCTACGTGCAGGAGGGCAAGAAGGTCTTCCGTGAGCTGACGATCGAGCAGAACCTGATCCTCGGCGGCTTCTCGCGACGCCTCGGCAAGCGCGGCCTCGCCTCCTCGGTCGACGAGATCTACCAGCTGTTCCCGATCCTCGGCAGCAAGCGGGCCCTCCCGGCTGCGAGCATGTCGGGCGGACAGCAGCAGATGCTCGCGATCGGGCAGGCGCTCATGGCGAAGCCGAAACTGCTGATCCTCGATGAGCCGAGCCAGGGCCTGGCCCCCGTGATCGTGAAGGAGGTCATGGAGCGGGTGCACGAGCTGAAGGCGACCGGCATCGGCATCCTCCTCGTCGAACAGGCGGTGCAGGAGTCCGTCGCGATCGCCGACGAGGTGGCCGTGATAGAGATGGGCCGCACGACGCTCGCGGGCGCCGCGGCCGACGTGTCCCTGGAGGATCTGCAGCGGGCGTACTTCGGCGCGGTCGCGTGA
- a CDS encoding branched-chain amino acid ABC transporter ATP-binding protein/permease, whose amino-acid sequence MAALWLKLRAVPGWLWPLAIGAVLLVLPFLGLNYGATRQIELTLILALIVLGLNLSLGYAGELAMGQVAMYAAGAYAAGLANKAGVTDIWLQLLIGGGAALIVGLISGIPGLRLGSWSLAMTSFFLILIVPDVLSIFKEETGGRNGLAGIMPATSFGQMIDGRTYYVLIVAIAIVVFALIRNLVVSDHGTALRVLKQSPVLASSMGISVFRAKLTAYAIGAVPAGIAGVLFANLDLFISPEAFAFSFAMTVLAASIFGGSASIYGALIGAAVLQFGMNQSTNFSKFGLIISGAFLLIGGVAFTGGLSGLVRSLVRKADIAAKRRVGIEPVPAAPADVERLDGALLRTDGVSKAFGGNQALSKVSIEAAPGAVTAIIGPNGSGKTTLLNMISGFYRTDAGTIELDGRPIQGLSSYRVARAGVSRTFQTPNIPEKLTVFEAVQAGCYATERASVFASVLRLPSFWRARRENRAAAERALALVGLSAQRDEPADSLPLGNRRLLEVARSLAASPQVVLLDEVASGLDEDELEVLESLVRRLRDAGMTVILVEHNFQLVLRLADDIYVLAQGAVMAHGTPEQIESNPRVMEEYLGVTAETNAAGGGDHE is encoded by the coding sequence ATGGCCGCTCTCTGGCTGAAACTGCGTGCCGTCCCCGGGTGGCTCTGGCCGCTCGCCATCGGCGCGGTGCTGCTCGTGCTGCCCTTCCTGGGGCTCAACTACGGCGCGACCCGGCAGATCGAGCTCACGCTCATCCTCGCCCTCATCGTGCTCGGCCTGAACCTCTCGCTCGGCTACGCCGGCGAGCTCGCGATGGGTCAGGTCGCCATGTACGCCGCCGGTGCCTACGCGGCGGGTCTCGCCAACAAGGCCGGCGTGACCGACATCTGGCTGCAACTGCTGATCGGCGGAGGGGCCGCCCTGATCGTCGGCCTGATCTCCGGCATCCCCGGGCTCCGGCTCGGCAGCTGGTCGCTCGCGATGACCTCGTTCTTCCTGATCCTGATCGTCCCCGACGTGCTGTCGATCTTCAAGGAGGAGACCGGCGGTCGCAACGGCCTGGCCGGCATCATGCCCGCGACCTCCTTCGGGCAGATGATCGACGGGCGGACGTACTACGTGCTGATCGTCGCGATCGCGATCGTCGTGTTCGCCCTCATCCGCAACCTCGTCGTGTCCGACCACGGCACCGCCCTGCGCGTGCTCAAGCAGAGCCCCGTGCTGGCGTCGTCCATGGGCATCTCGGTCTTCCGCGCCAAGCTCACCGCGTACGCGATCGGCGCGGTGCCGGCCGGCATCGCGGGCGTGCTGTTCGCCAACCTCGACCTGTTCATCTCGCCGGAGGCGTTCGCGTTCTCCTTCGCGATGACGGTGCTCGCGGCGTCGATCTTCGGCGGATCCGCAAGCATCTACGGGGCGCTCATCGGCGCGGCCGTGCTGCAGTTCGGCATGAACCAGTCGACGAACTTCAGCAAGTTCGGCCTCATCATCTCCGGTGCGTTCCTGCTCATCGGAGGGGTCGCATTCACCGGCGGTCTCTCCGGGCTCGTGCGCAGCCTCGTGCGCAAGGCCGACATCGCTGCGAAGCGCAGGGTCGGCATCGAGCCCGTGCCCGCAGCCCCGGCCGACGTCGAGAGGCTCGACGGCGCCCTGCTGCGCACCGACGGTGTCTCGAAGGCGTTCGGTGGCAACCAGGCGCTCTCGAAGGTCTCGATCGAGGCGGCGCCGGGCGCGGTCACCGCGATCATCGGGCCCAACGGCTCGGGCAAGACCACGCTGCTGAACATGATCTCGGGGTTCTACCGCACCGACGCCGGCACGATCGAGCTCGACGGGCGGCCCATCCAGGGGCTCTCGTCGTATCGGGTCGCGCGGGCCGGAGTGTCGCGCACGTTCCAGACCCCCAACATCCCCGAGAAGCTCACCGTGTTCGAAGCCGTGCAGGCCGGGTGCTACGCGACCGAGCGCGCCAGCGTGTTCGCGTCGGTGCTGCGCCTGCCGTCGTTCTGGCGGGCGCGTCGGGAGAACCGCGCGGCGGCCGAACGTGCCCTGGCACTGGTCGGGCTGAGCGCGCAGCGCGACGAGCCGGCCGACTCCCTCCCGCTCGGCAACCGCCGCCTGCTGGAGGTCGCCCGCAGCCTCGCGGCCTCGCCCCAGGTCGTGCTGCTCGACGAGGTCGCCTCCGGCCTCGACGAGGACGAGCTGGAGGTGCTGGAGAGCCTGGTGCGCCGGCTGCGCGACGCCGGGATGACCGTGATCCTCGTGGAGCACAACTTCCAGCTGGTGCTGCGTCTCGCCGACGACATCTACGTGCTCGCCCAGGGCGCGGTTATGGCGCACGGCACACCGGAGCAGATCGAGAGCAACCCGCGCGTGATGGAGGAGTACCTCGGCGTCACGGCGGAGACCAACGCGGCGGGAGGCGGCGACCATGAGTGA
- a CDS encoding branched-chain amino acid ABC transporter permease, protein MTIIWSGLALGAIYALVAIGYNIVFLSQKTFNFAQAALMMLGAFLAYVGIVVWGLPWWLVAIGAAVIVGGIAALEERVAIRPVKDPHNLLVTTLGASIIMEGVAQVIWGGEPKRVPFFMGDQVLEFLGGRVYPVEIALIVLVIVLVVVLTQFAKRSMTGIALLGMSENREAAQLRGVNVRRFALLAFIFTGVLAGFLGVFVGPKTYAVATLGASLALKGFVVLAIGGFGSLGGVLVGGLIVGLAEALATRYIGADYAGLTVFFILIVILMVKPTGLFTRRVERTV, encoded by the coding sequence ATGACCATCATCTGGTCCGGCCTCGCGCTCGGTGCGATCTACGCACTGGTGGCGATCGGCTACAACATCGTCTTCCTCTCCCAGAAGACCTTCAACTTCGCCCAGGCGGCGCTCATGATGCTCGGTGCGTTCCTCGCGTACGTCGGCATCGTCGTCTGGGGTCTGCCCTGGTGGCTCGTCGCGATCGGCGCGGCCGTGATCGTCGGCGGGATCGCCGCGCTGGAGGAGCGCGTCGCCATCCGACCGGTGAAAGACCCGCACAACCTGCTCGTCACCACGCTCGGCGCGTCGATCATCATGGAAGGCGTCGCACAGGTGATCTGGGGCGGTGAGCCCAAGCGTGTCCCCTTCTTCATGGGCGACCAGGTGCTCGAGTTCCTCGGCGGCCGCGTGTACCCCGTCGAGATCGCCCTGATCGTGCTCGTGATCGTGCTCGTGGTGGTGCTCACCCAGTTCGCGAAGCGGAGCATGACCGGCATCGCCCTGCTCGGCATGAGCGAGAACCGGGAGGCGGCCCAGCTGCGCGGCGTGAACGTGCGGCGCTTCGCCCTGCTGGCCTTCATCTTCACGGGGGTGCTCGCCGGGTTCCTCGGCGTCTTCGTCGGGCCCAAGACCTACGCGGTCGCGACCCTCGGCGCCTCGCTCGCGCTCAAGGGCTTCGTGGTGCTCGCCATCGGCGGCTTCGGGTCGCTGGGCGGCGTGCTGGTCGGGGGGCTGATCGTCGGACTCGCCGAGGCCCTCGCCACGCGCTACATCGGCGCGGACTACGCGGGGCTGACGGTGTTCTTCATCCTGATCGTGATCCTGATGGTCAAACCGACGGGGCTCTTCACCCGTCGCGTGGAACGGACGGTGTGA
- a CDS encoding ABC transporter substrate-binding protein translates to MRFKRLAAVAAGIVVSSMALAGCSGGDADADNSGGGDAGGDPIKIVVLGGMGAEGILADNATTAVTAALASVDAVNDMGGILDREVEITHLEDNADPTVAVTKLREYIATEGKPALVMNSGPSTITEAMLPILTQNQIVSFNIGPTTGSGDPSVNPYSFDLSASVPDYLGSFVAEMEDRGYEDVAILHGSSAYGELFGQLGETTFADAGFTVTGNEGFDNAALDMTPQLSALQQGDPDVLVLDAYGAPLGYVLQSLEKLGWDVPVMGNSSVAATGLIATPAPDGVLGTDQVKNLTMQVYSSTQYNPDDTKVNDAVERMLAAGDIKSSLILAYNYDSALLFKAAAEKAGGIDDPDALVEALIDPEVQKAAETAILANYAFEKDAHSPHVSPDQFAFIPPGELVNGQFQP, encoded by the coding sequence ATGCGATTCAAGAGGCTCGCGGCAGTCGCCGCAGGGATCGTGGTGTCGTCCATGGCGCTCGCCGGCTGCTCCGGCGGCGATGCGGACGCCGACAACAGCGGCGGCGGGGACGCCGGGGGCGACCCGATCAAGATCGTGGTGCTGGGCGGCATGGGCGCGGAGGGCATCCTGGCGGACAACGCCACCACCGCCGTCACGGCAGCCCTCGCCTCCGTCGACGCCGTCAACGACATGGGCGGCATCCTCGACCGCGAGGTCGAGATCACGCATCTGGAGGACAACGCCGACCCGACCGTCGCCGTCACCAAGCTGCGCGAGTACATCGCCACCGAGGGCAAGCCCGCCCTCGTGATGAACTCCGGCCCTTCCACCATCACCGAGGCGATGCTGCCGATCCTCACGCAGAACCAGATCGTGTCGTTCAACATCGGCCCGACCACCGGCTCCGGCGACCCCTCGGTCAACCCCTACAGCTTCGACCTGAGCGCGTCCGTGCCCGACTACCTCGGCTCGTTCGTCGCCGAGATGGAAGATCGCGGCTACGAGGACGTGGCCATCCTGCACGGCTCCAGCGCCTACGGCGAGCTGTTCGGACAGCTCGGTGAGACCACCTTCGCCGACGCGGGCTTCACCGTCACCGGCAACGAGGGCTTCGACAACGCCGCGCTCGACATGACCCCGCAGCTGTCGGCGCTCCAGCAGGGCGACCCCGACGTGCTCGTTCTCGACGCCTACGGCGCCCCGCTCGGCTACGTGCTGCAGAGCCTCGAGAAGCTCGGCTGGGACGTGCCGGTGATGGGCAACTCCTCCGTCGCCGCGACCGGTCTGATCGCCACGCCCGCCCCCGACGGCGTGCTCGGCACCGATCAGGTGAAGAACCTCACCATGCAGGTGTACTCCAGCACCCAGTACAACCCCGACGACACCAAGGTCAACGACGCCGTGGAGCGCATGCTCGCCGCGGGCGACATCAAGTCGTCGCTGATCCTCGCGTACAACTACGACTCGGCGCTGCTGTTCAAGGCCGCCGCGGAGAAGGCCGGTGGCATCGACGACCCCGACGCCCTGGTCGAGGCGCTCATCGACCCCGAGGTGCAGAAGGCGGCCGAGACGGCGATCCTCGCCAACTACGCGTTCGAGAAGGACGCGCACAGCCCGCACGTGAGCCCGGACCAGTTCGCGTTCATCCCGCCGGGCGAGCTCGTCAACGGTCAGTTCCAGCCCTGA
- a CDS encoding SDR family NAD(P)-dependent oxidoreductase has product MDTQQSIDARQPSPLDGVAVVTGGTGGIGSAIARSLAAAGMRVVVTHRSVPAPEVRTALGADIELHRLDVRDEEAARALADDLVARHGAIHTVVHAAGPHVPMVHLSKVPVAQFARQVDDDLVGFFTIASAFLPALRQASGSLTVVTSAGTRRYPVRDGLSVAPKGGVEALARGLAAEEGRFGVRVNAVGPGMLWDGMSARLMASGDLDQRALDVAMANIPMRRFGTADDIAAAVSFLASPAAGFITGQKLDVDGGFGL; this is encoded by the coding sequence ATGGACACTCAGCAGAGCATCGACGCCCGCCAGCCCTCCCCCCTCGACGGCGTCGCCGTGGTGACGGGAGGCACCGGAGGGATCGGCTCGGCGATCGCGCGCAGCCTGGCCGCGGCGGGCATGCGCGTGGTCGTCACCCACCGCTCCGTGCCCGCCCCCGAGGTGCGCACGGCCCTGGGTGCCGACATCGAGCTGCACCGCCTGGACGTGCGCGACGAGGAGGCCGCCCGCGCCCTCGCGGACGACCTCGTGGCGCGCCACGGTGCGATCCACACGGTGGTGCACGCCGCCGGTCCCCACGTGCCGATGGTGCACCTGTCGAAGGTCCCCGTAGCGCAGTTCGCCCGCCAGGTGGACGACGACCTCGTGGGCTTCTTCACGATCGCTTCGGCATTCCTGCCCGCCCTGCGCCAGGCGTCCGGCTCGCTCACGGTCGTGACCAGCGCCGGCACCCGCCGATACCCCGTCCGCGACGGGCTCTCGGTGGCCCCGAAGGGCGGGGTGGAAGCACTGGCGCGCGGGCTCGCCGCGGAGGAGGGCCGCTTCGGCGTGCGCGTGAACGCCGTGGGCCCCGGGATGCTGTGGGACGGCATGTCGGCCCGCCTCATGGCCTCGGGCGACCTCGACCAGCGGGCGCTCGACGTGGCCATGGCCAACATCCCGATGCGCCGCTTCGGCACCGCGGACGACATCGCCGCGGCGGTCTCTTTCCTCGCGTCGCCCGCGGCCGGGTTCATCACGGGGCAGAAGCTCGACGTCGACGGGGGCTTCGGGCTCTGA
- a CDS encoding PadR family transcriptional regulator, which translates to MTDHENTPELPELPATSWAVLGILSFDTELSGYDVKQWADQSLAFFYWAPSQSQIYTELRRLEDLGLAVSRVEQTHAAKSRRLYAITPLGRDHMRRWTDDVPPEPVVLKHPQILRLWAAHNGDLDRLRAALTAYRDEALRTAEDAGAHARGAEREEAWRFSGVALEWAERFNRDEAARIDWLLERLQGMR; encoded by the coding sequence GTGACCGATCACGAGAACACCCCGGAGCTGCCGGAGCTGCCCGCCACGAGCTGGGCCGTCCTGGGCATCCTGTCGTTCGACACCGAGCTGTCGGGCTACGACGTCAAGCAGTGGGCCGACCAGAGCCTCGCGTTCTTCTACTGGGCTCCGTCGCAGAGCCAGATCTACACCGAGCTGCGCCGGCTGGAGGACCTCGGCCTCGCGGTCTCCCGGGTGGAGCAGACGCACGCCGCGAAGAGCCGGCGCCTGTACGCGATCACCCCGCTCGGACGCGACCACATGCGGCGCTGGACCGACGACGTGCCGCCCGAGCCGGTGGTGCTCAAGCACCCGCAGATCCTGCGCCTGTGGGCCGCGCACAACGGCGATCTCGACCGCCTGCGCGCCGCGCTCACCGCCTACCGCGACGAGGCACTGCGGACCGCTGAGGACGCGGGGGCGCACGCCAGGGGAGCCGAGCGCGAAGAGGCGTGGCGGTTCTCCGGGGTCGCCCTGGAGTGGGCGGAGCGGTTCAACCGCGACGAGGCCGCCCGCATCGACTGGCTGCTCGAGCGCCTGCAGGGCATGCGATGA
- a CDS encoding alpha/beta hydrolase yields MDETTRMLDLLNATFPPIWTMDPLAGRAAVDARIRPAANLDDADAEDAVVARGTHPIPIRVYRPATIRDGAPTTVYAHGGGFLHGSIAGHDGFCRRWARETESIVVSVDYRLAPEAGPGAARDDLVAAADWAVAAGLAPHGLLPAGDSSGGNIAAGAAIALRDRGHSPVVGQVLLYPFLDPAMATESHRTRAAGYFVTAELLAHYWRTFLGDTADRVHPDVTPLAVDDLGDLPPAVVVTAGLDPLCDEGALYARRLRAAGVPVVERHHPDQFHGFLTIPGYGPAASAAALLWSDVRALTPTPAKEQT; encoded by the coding sequence GTGGACGAGACGACCCGGATGCTGGACCTGCTCAACGCGACGTTCCCGCCGATCTGGACGATGGACCCGCTGGCGGGACGCGCCGCCGTGGATGCGCGCATCCGCCCCGCCGCGAACCTCGACGACGCCGACGCGGAGGACGCGGTGGTCGCGCGCGGCACGCACCCGATCCCGATCCGCGTGTACCGCCCCGCGACGATCCGCGATGGCGCGCCCACCACCGTGTACGCGCACGGCGGCGGCTTTCTGCACGGCTCGATCGCCGGACACGACGGCTTCTGCCGGCGCTGGGCGCGGGAGACGGAGTCGATCGTCGTGTCGGTCGACTACCGGCTCGCGCCGGAGGCAGGACCCGGCGCCGCCCGGGACGACCTCGTGGCCGCCGCGGACTGGGCGGTGGCGGCGGGCCTCGCGCCGCACGGGCTGCTCCCCGCAGGGGACAGCTCGGGGGGCAACATCGCCGCCGGCGCCGCGATCGCCCTCCGCGACCGCGGCCACAGCCCCGTCGTCGGCCAGGTGCTGCTGTACCCGTTCCTGGACCCGGCCATGGCCACGGAGAGCCATCGCACGCGAGCCGCGGGGTACTTCGTGACCGCCGAGCTGCTCGCCCACTACTGGCGCACCTTCCTCGGTGACACCGCCGACCGGGTCCACCCCGACGTCACGCCGCTCGCGGTCGACGACCTGGGCGATCTGCCGCCCGCCGTCGTCGTGACCGCCGGGCTCGACCCGCTGTGCGACGAGGGGGCGCTGTACGCCCGGCGTCTCCGCGCCGCCGGGGTGCCCGTGGTCGAGCGACACCATCCCGACCAGTTCCACGGATTCCTCACGATCCCCGGCTACGGCCCCGCCGCGTCCGCCGCGGCCCTCCTCTGGAGCGACGTGCGCGCGCTCACCCCCACCCCTGCGAAGGAGCAGACATGA
- a CDS encoding flavin-containing monooxygenase — MTTQHDLLVVGAGLAGLYTTIHAERAGLDVLGLEAGDDVGGTWYWNRYPGARCDVESIDYSFSFDDELQREWRWTERYATQPEILRYLNHVADRFDVRRHYRFGQRLSAATWDEGLQHWEVRTETGLTATARWLVMATGGLSKPQLPDLPGRDTFAGTVLQTSAWPEGPVDLRGRRVAVIGTGSSGVQAIPLLAEQASELTVYQRSANYSVPAFNRPIDDEEWAQQQRALPRRRELSWNGAAGSPWTSHPVPFAETGEEERRAVFEESWTRGGVLFAKAFQGLTVDPVINDAARLFFEEKLAERVHDPEVRATLTPRDHPVGTKRICTDSGYYETFNAPHVTLVDLRTEPLAEVTPTGIRTAARHREHDVIVYATGFDAMTGALTAIDIRGREGHSLREDWSGFPSTYLGIGLPGYPNLLVLNGPGSPSVLSNMALTSEQQGDLALRMIAHCRDRGFTSIEARADAAEAWTAHSLELADRTLFGSAPSWYTGANIAGKARGFLPYIGGFKAYIDRCEEVAAAGFRGFVLSSR, encoded by the coding sequence ATGACCACCCAGCACGACCTCCTCGTCGTCGGCGCCGGCCTCGCCGGGCTGTACACCACGATCCACGCCGAACGGGCCGGGCTCGACGTGCTCGGGCTGGAGGCCGGCGACGACGTGGGAGGCACCTGGTACTGGAACCGCTACCCCGGTGCGCGGTGCGACGTGGAGAGCATCGACTACTCGTTCTCGTTCGACGACGAGCTGCAGCGCGAATGGCGATGGACCGAGCGCTATGCGACACAGCCCGAGATCCTGCGCTACCTGAACCACGTGGCCGACCGCTTCGACGTGCGCCGCCACTACCGGTTCGGGCAGCGCCTGTCCGCCGCGACCTGGGACGAGGGGCTGCAGCACTGGGAGGTGCGCACGGAGACCGGGCTGACGGCGACCGCGCGGTGGCTGGTGATGGCGACGGGCGGGCTCTCGAAGCCGCAGCTGCCCGATCTCCCCGGGCGCGACACCTTCGCCGGCACCGTGCTGCAGACCTCCGCCTGGCCCGAGGGCCCGGTCGACCTGCGGGGGCGGCGCGTGGCCGTGATCGGCACGGGGTCGTCCGGTGTGCAGGCCATCCCGCTGCTCGCGGAGCAGGCGTCCGAGCTCACGGTGTATCAGCGCAGCGCCAACTACAGCGTGCCCGCGTTCAACCGTCCGATCGACGACGAGGAGTGGGCACAGCAGCAGCGGGCCCTGCCGCGACGGCGCGAGCTGTCGTGGAACGGTGCCGCGGGCTCGCCGTGGACGAGTCATCCCGTGCCCTTCGCGGAGACCGGCGAGGAGGAGCGGCGGGCGGTGTTCGAGGAGAGCTGGACCCGCGGCGGCGTGCTGTTCGCGAAGGCGTTTCAGGGCCTCACGGTCGACCCGGTGATCAACGACGCCGCGCGGTTGTTCTTCGAGGAGAAGCTCGCCGAGCGGGTGCATGATCCCGAGGTGCGCGCGACGCTGACCCCGCGCGATCACCCCGTGGGCACCAAACGCATCTGCACGGACTCGGGCTACTACGAGACGTTCAACGCCCCGCACGTGACGCTCGTGGATCTGCGCACGGAGCCTCTCGCCGAGGTCACCCCGACCGGCATCCGCACGGCCGCCCGGCACCGCGAGCACGACGTGATCGTGTACGCCACGGGCTTCGACGCCATGACCGGGGCCCTGACGGCGATCGACATCCGGGGCCGCGAGGGCCACTCGCTGCGCGAGGACTGGAGCGGCTTTCCCTCCACCTACCTCGGTATCGGACTGCCCGGGTACCCGAACCTGCTGGTGCTGAACGGCCCGGGCAGCCCCAGCGTGCTGTCGAACATGGCGCTGACGTCGGAGCAGCAGGGCGACCTGGCGCTGCGGATGATCGCGCACTGCCGTGACCGCGGGTTCACGTCGATCGAGGCGCGCGCGGATGCGGCGGAGGCGTGGACGGCGCACTCCCTCGAGCTCGCCGACCGCACGCTGTTCGGCTCCGCACCCTCGTGGTACACCGGCGCCAACATCGCGGGGAAGGCTCGCGGCTTCCTGCCGTACATCGGCGGCTTCAAGGCCTACATCGACCGGTGCGAGGAGGTCGCCGCCGCCGGATTCCGCGGTTTCGTGCTGTCGTCGCGCTGA
- a CDS encoding SDR family NAD(P)-dependent oxidoreductase, producing the protein MSAIDLGFTTGDAVLITGAGSGIGRATAVRAAELGLALSLWDLNPEGLEETATQVRAIAPAVHTWVADVSDDAAVSAGFADAAATLGPVRYLHNNAGPASASTLPFDRALEICVGSVRRVTDAWAAAGPGTGAAMVATTSVAGNLVGTDSAWYSAAKAAIMGYVRHLAAHRAHEFRSNGVAPGMTDTPRLAGFASSETGQRVLTRIPLKRMATPDDIAWATLFLLSPLAGYVNGVFLPVDGGWTVTQ; encoded by the coding sequence ATGAGTGCCATCGACCTCGGATTCACCACGGGAGACGCGGTGCTCATCACCGGCGCGGGCAGCGGCATCGGCCGGGCGACCGCCGTGCGCGCGGCCGAGCTCGGACTGGCCCTGAGCCTGTGGGATCTGAACCCCGAGGGACTCGAGGAGACCGCGACGCAGGTGCGCGCGATCGCCCCCGCGGTGCACACCTGGGTGGCCGACGTGTCGGACGATGCCGCCGTGTCCGCGGGTTTCGCCGACGCCGCCGCCACCCTCGGCCCGGTGCGCTACCTGCACAACAACGCCGGCCCCGCGTCTGCTTCCACACTCCCCTTCGACCGTGCCCTGGAGATCTGCGTGGGCAGCGTGCGCCGTGTGACCGACGCCTGGGCGGCGGCCGGTCCCGGCACCGGCGCCGCGATGGTCGCCACCACCTCGGTCGCCGGCAACCTCGTGGGCACCGACAGCGCGTGGTACTCCGCCGCGAAGGCCGCCATCATGGGCTACGTCCGCCACCTCGCCGCCCACCGCGCCCACGAGTTCCGCTCCAACGGCGTCGCGCCCGGGATGACCGACACCCCGCGGCTCGCCGGGTTCGCGAGCAGCGAGACCGGACAGCGTGTCCTCACGCGCATTCCGCTGAAGCGCATGGCCACGCCCGACGACATCGCCTGGGCCACACTGTTCCTGCTCTCGCCGCTCGCGGGCTACGTCAACGGCGTCTTCCTCCCGGTCGACGGGGGCTGGACGGTCACCCAGTGA